From Pelmatolapia mariae isolate MD_Pm_ZW linkage group LG22, Pm_UMD_F_2, whole genome shotgun sequence, a single genomic window includes:
- the sf3a3 gene encoding splicing factor 3A subunit 3, whose product METILEQQRRYHEEKERLMDAKTKEMLHKKSTLREQINSDHRTRAMLDRYMEVSANLRDLYEDKDGMRRDELAAISGPNEFAEFYNRLKQIKEFHRKHPNEISIPMSAEFEELMKARDNPSEEAQNMVDFTDEEGYGRYLDLHDCYLKYINLKGAEKLEYITYLSSFDQLFDIPKDRKNAEYKKYLEMLLEYLQDYTDRVKPLLDQNDLYGKVLSEFEKKWENGTFPGWPKETSSALTHAGAHLDLSAFSSWEELASLGLDRLKSALMALGLKCGGTLEERAQRLFSTKGKSLESLDPSLFAKNPKAKGPKKDTERNKEIAFLEAQVYEYVEILGEQRQLTHENVQRKQARTGEEREEEEEEQVSESESEDEDNEIIYNPKNLPLGWDGKPIPYWLYKLHGLNINYNCEICGNYTYRGPKAFQRHFAEWRHAHGMRCLGIPNTAHFANVTQIEDAVSLWAKLKSQKASERWQPDTEEEYEDSSGNVVNKKTYEDLKRQGLL is encoded by the exons ATGGAAACTATATTAGAACAACAGCGTCGCTATCACGAAGAGAAAGAGAGGCTAATGGATGCTAAAACTAAAGAAATGTTACACAAGAAGTCGACG CTGCGTGAACAAATCAATTCTGACCATCGAACAAGAGCGATGTTGGAT AGGTATATGGAAGTGAGCGCAAATCTCAGAGACCTGTATGAAGACAAAGATGG AATGAGGAGAGACGAACTTGCAGCCATCTCAGGACCAAATGAGTTTGCAGAGTTCTACAACAGACTCAAACAGATAAAGGAGTTCCACCGAAAGCATCCAAATGAa ATTTCCATCCCCATGTCTGCAGAGTTTGAGGAGCTGATGAAGGCCAGAGATAACCCCAGCGAGGAGGCTCAGA ATATGGTGGACTTCACTGATGAGGAAGGATACGGCCGATACCTCGATCTGCACGACTGCTACCTGAAGTACATCAACTTAAAGGGAGCTGAG AAACTGGAGTACATCACTTACCTGTCTTCATTTGACCAGCTGTTCGACATTCCCAAGGACAGGAAAAATGCTGAATACAAAAA GTATCTAGAGATGCTGCTGGAGTACCTGCAGGACTACACAGACCGGGTCAAACCGCTGCTCGACCAGAACGACCTTTATGGCAAAGTGCTGTCAGAGTTTGAGAAGAAATGGGAGAATGGGACCTTTCCAGGCTGGCCT AAAGAGACGAGTAGTGCTTTGACACATGCAGGTGCTCATCTGGACCTCTCTGCTTTCTCCTCTTGGGAG GAGTTGGCCTCTTTGGGTCTGGACAGGTTGAAGTCAGCACTCATGGCTTTGGGACTGAAATGTGGAGG GACTCTGGAGGAGAGAGCTCAGAGGCTCTTCAGCACCAAAGGCAAGTCCCTGGAATCACTGGATCCTTCACTGTTTGCCAAGAACCCCAAAGCAAAGGGACCTAAAAA AGACACAGAGCGGAACAAGGAAATCGCCTTCCTGGAAGCTCAAGTATACGAATACGTGGAGATCCTTGGG GAGCAAAGGCAGCTCACTCATGAGAACGTGCAAAGGAAGCAGGCCAGGACCGGAGAGGAgcgtgaggaggaggaggaagagcaggtCAGTGAAAGTGAGAGCGAAGACGAAGACAACGAGATCATCTACAACCCCAAGAACCTGCCACTGGGCTGGGACGGCAAG CCAATTCCATACTGGCTCTATAAACTCCACGGTCTGAACATCAACTACAACTGTGAGATCTGTGGAAACTACACTTACAGAGGACCCAAAGCCTTCCAGAGGCACTTTGCA gagtGGAGACACGCTCACGGGATGCGCTGCCTGGGAATCCCCAACACTGCTCACTTTGCCAACGTCACACAGATCGAGGATGCTGTGTCTT TGTGGGCAAAGCTCAAGTCCCAGAAAGCATCAGAGCGGTGGCAGCCAGACACAGAG GAAGAGTATGAGGACTCCAGTGGAAATGTGGTCAACAAGAAGACCTACGAGGATCTGAAGAGACAGGGCTTGTTGTAG